In the Drosophila teissieri strain GT53w chromosome 3R, Prin_Dtei_1.1, whole genome shotgun sequence genome, TACCTTCAAAATTTAAAGAGAGTaaccataaaaatattaaaaaaaattaaaatgaacaaTGAAACTTATGGAACGCACTTGGGCAAAACTAAGAGTTCAGAACCGTCTATAGGCCCTGGTGATTCCGGTCATAACTTTGTTGAGCAGGAAACATTGGTCCTAAAACCCAAGGTTCTAGAGCCGCCGCCCTCTTGGGTGGCGTGGTGCGATCGAAACTCAAAGCCTGTGAAACGTGTTCAGCCTCGGGAGATCCGAATGTTGACCCCTTGGCAGAAAAACGGTCCGATGACCATAAGAGATTGGAAGCACTTCGGTGCCTGGGCTAGTTTCCGGGCCAGGCCCAAAAATCCAAAGCTGCTAGGACTGAGACCTGCAAAACCTTTCTGTGCGGCCAAATACTTGCCTTGTGCCCTAAAAAAGCGTCAGCTGGACGAGGACGAGTTGCGGGAAAGGATGTTAATGTTGGCCAAGCCCCGAAAGATCACCGAGAAGTATAATACGGCAGACCAACCGCCAGCGTACTCCCCGGCGATCCCTTGGGGCAAGCCACCGCATCGCGATCCCGGTCGACCCTTCCAGCCTCCCTACGTTCCCGACTGTTTTCCACACCACGAACTGGAGGCGGATTTCTGGGCCCACCTCAGATTTCCTGTCCGGCAGGCAGCCCTCTTGGGAAAGACTACGCCCCGCATCCAGTCTCTGGCCAAGCCACGGGTATATCCACCTACTCCGCACTGCCCCGTTCTTGAAAAGGTGCTGCATCCGCTGGATGTTCCGCCTCCACCACGAAAGAAGTTCACAAACAGGGGCTGGCGAATGCACCAGATCCGACTGTTATACCTGTCTAAGCCGGTTTTTAGAAATGAAATGAGTTTCTTCTATTGTCACATCTAACATCTAACCACCTAACTATCCTTGGTGCTTCCAAGCTGCTCTTTTTTTGTCCAacacaaaatgtatttataaaattttttgacccatatatttttttctgaaggtttttcttaaattacaaaatctTTTACTAGTGAAGATCGCAATCTTTAAATCTAACACCGAGGGCATCAACTTTGAAATCTTACAGCTCACGGTTTTATTTTCGACGCCTGATAAGTAGGCGTCCAATTAGTCGTCAGTTGGATTTTACATTTCAACCGGCTGAGAACtttactatttttttaaaaaccatcGCCATTGGAACACAAAAATTTGATTGTTGCATTAGGTACAGTTTGACCCCTAGCTAAAttttaagtgattttaaaTCGATAATCGGGTCACCATGAGTGTAATACAAGAAGATACCAAGGCTAGTGTACTCAGCGTGGTGAAGCCGCCACCGAGTTGGGTCGAATGGTGCGAGCGGAATGCCAAGCCGATCCAACGTCGTCTGATCCAGGAGAGGCGCTACCTAACCAGATGGCAGATTCCCGGACCTATGAAGAAGGCGCAGTGGAAGGACTTCTACGAGTGGGCTGCGTCCAGAGCCATGCCAAAGGAACTGCCGGAGCCGGTCAAACAGCCCATACCTTGTCCTGCCAAGTTCTTGCCTTGCGCCCGAAAGCCACGCGCCATCGATCCGGACGAGTTTCAGGAGAAGGTGGCCAAGCTGGCCACGCCACTGGAACGGAAAATGACGCCGAAGCATCAGTACATCGATCCGGACCATCCGTACTCCCCAATAATTGTCTGGGGTCAGCCACCGCTCCATGACAAAGGACGACCCTTTAAGCCGCCACAGAAACCCTGCTGCTTCTTTAATGCCGACATCGAGGACAAATGGTGGGCCGAACTCCGCTTTCCCATCCGCAAGGCGGCACTCAAAGCCACTATAACTCCGCGCATCCTCAGCCTGTCGAAACCGAAGATCACGCCTCAGTTCCCGCCGCATTGCTATCATCCGGATCATATCTACGATGTGCTGAATGTCAAACCGCCACGGAGGAAAAAGTTCACTCCCCAGGGCTGGCGTCTCCACCAAATCAGATTGCTCTATCTATCGAAGCCTGTGTCCCGGCCCGAATACGagtatttttatatgtaatGTCATGTTATATGGCGCCCAAAGTTACTGTTTCCATTCCGTATAATTGTTTTTGACCTTAAATATATGCTTGTGTCTAACGATTCATGTTAACGATATGTTTtccaaattgaatattttcaaaattaatacgttttgattttatgattaATTTACTGTTTTATCATAAAAGACAATTCAACTTTGCAATGACTCTACTATACTGATATATGCTTTAACCTCGAACTGAAATCTCACATAACGAGCTAACTGCAGCTGAATTCTCGGACTTTTGCAAATCcgtaaaaaaattaacaatttcaCGCAGATAAGAATCGCCATTTATATGACTTTTTATGGCTTACAGTAGccggcaataacaacaacaacaacgacaaaaGCGAAATGTAATCTAAGCCTGCGAATCTGAGAAGGACGAGGAGAACCGGGTGTCCGGGAAAAAAGTGCCAAGGAGCCAAAGATTCAAAGAGCCAAAGAGCCAAGAGCCACTTAGTCATGGCCGGCGCATTACAGTCAAAGGTGAGGCCTTTCGAGCCGAGATTCCCTTCATTCACTTCGCTTATCAGGCGTAGCAAACATGCGTCACATTGGCTTTGGCACCGGGCCCATGGAGCTAGGATCAAGGTTCACAAATGATCATCAGTCAAATCAATTAGATAATTGAATGAATGATTTGTGAAATCCGATTATGCTCGGCGGATTCTTATTCCCCGACTGCCGAGCTTCATTccctgctgctgtttttatttttacttccCGTCTCTCGTTTTTTGTCATATTTCGCTTGCTGCAATtccattgttgttatttcttTGGGCCTTTCGTGTCAATTGGCAATATGGAGAGGGCCCAGACGATGCAAATATCACcagcgagcagcagcaaatcaaacaaaagcGAATATATTTATAGCAATCATAAATACAACTGGAGCGAAGGGAATACCTACTATTGATAGTATAGGCTGAAGTTTGCTGGGCGGTAGAAGGGAGAGgtgtttattatatatattttttatacttcAAGGACTTgtgtattaaaatattgttactacaataaataaataaataaataataaatcgttgcaaaaatattatttcttattatttttttaacatttaccAAGTACTTTTCCCACTCCCCTTTGGTGCCCATTACAACCCATTTTTATCCCCCCGATTCAACTGTCATTCCCTAATCATCATTTTTAACCCGAGCCAGACTTAATTCATCACGCTCAACATTTCCATGTTGCCCGGTATTTTCCAGCACTTTTCCCTTGCCTCTGGTTGACAGCTGAATTATGCTAAAAAGCGAAACTTTGTTGGTGTTTTTTGATGTTTGGCTGCAATGCCACGACGTTTGACCGAAATACATGCCAAGAGCGGCAACAAACCAAGAACGAACtgccaaaaaagggaaataggCAAGGAAAACCTCTTCTGGGCAGTGGGCTGTGTGAATTGCCTTGgattgaattttattgataaaACTTATTGCTAAAATCCAAAGTTCAGCTCAATAATATTGCATTGGCATTCGAGTTGGTCTCGTTCTCGTTGTAGCAGTAAAAGTGAACCCTATCACCAAAGGAGACAGACTGCTTTTGGGCCTCTCTCTTTCGGCTTAAGCCATTTGAAGCTCTTCATGGGGACATGGCCACAGTCTTGTAGACAATTCCTCTGGCGACTGTCGATAGCGATGATCACTGCACCGACTAGACAATAATGTCTATCATGGAGTGATGATCATCGGATCGGGTATGATGATGCTGCCGGCACTCGTGTGCGTTGCATACCGAAATAGCAGAACGGCAGGTATTGTCGCCAAACACCAGACACAAGATACACTCGTACCGAACAACAGACAACTGGGGAAATAGAACCAGTGGAACAACAACATTGTTGTCTGCCCGCTGATCACAACTTTTTTGAGCCTGTCTTGTCGtcgttgtttatttatttgttgtctctgttttatttatacaactTACAGTTAGCCGTCTAAGTCGCTGGCATATAAGcagtgaaatatttaagtttaaccCTAGAGATATCGTTTTTAAGCCAACTATGTTGCTACTGAAAAGAGGCAAATTGTGCATTACACCATATTTTAAAAGACTTCAATTTTCCAGTTGCTTTTTTAATCCAATATTAATGTTGGCTAActaactttaaatatttacttttaatattattattttaaactcCCTTTGTTCTTTTCTTTGGGATTGATCAACTCTGAAAGCTTGCTGGTAATGAATATATTGGGGTTGCTGTCACGTGTACTGGCGGGTTAAGAATTATAATATGGAAATATGGCTGTCCGCATATTTTTCCTTTGGCATTTCGGTGGAGTCTTGGCCACGATTAAAGTTGAActtgtttgttgctgccattcTGCCATTGTCTTTGGGGCATAAAAAGTAACACGTTGAATGCGCAAATATGGTCATGACACAAATATCGATAGTAAGGTGCTGGCAAAGAATTATGGGCAGGAAACCTAAGAAGGTATCCCCGTCAGGCAGCCGTCAAAGAACCCCAGGCCATCCCCATTAATTAGGCATTTAGGTTGCGAGCCATAAAATTGTGGTAAATGTAACGAAACTCCCAgtttaatgtttgtttttcgttatATATTGGGCCAGATGTTTGTGGATTTCGTCCAACCGCAATTAATCAATACCGAGTCACCTATAAATTTCCCTTCTCCTTGCAGACTTCCTCGGCGACCTGAGCGGCATTTCGCCGATGCGGCGGCGGCACCACCC is a window encoding:
- the LOC122621921 gene encoding uncharacterized protein LOC122621921, with amino-acid sequence MNNETYGTHLGKTKSSEPSIGPGDSGHNFVEQETLVLKPKVLEPPPSWVAWCDRNSKPVKRVQPREIRMLTPWQKNGPMTIRDWKHFGAWASFRARPKNPKLLGLRPAKPFCAAKYLPCALKKRQLDEDELRERMLMLAKPRKITEKYNTADQPPAYSPAIPWGKPPHRDPGRPFQPPYVPDCFPHHELEADFWAHLRFPVRQAALLGKTTPRIQSLAKPRVYPPTPHCPVLEKVLHPLDVPPPPRKKFTNRGWRMHQIRLLYLSKPVFRNEMSFFYCHI
- the LOC122621922 gene encoding uncharacterized protein LOC122621922, translating into MSVIQEDTKASVLSVVKPPPSWVEWCERNAKPIQRRLIQERRYLTRWQIPGPMKKAQWKDFYEWAASRAMPKELPEPVKQPIPCPAKFLPCARKPRAIDPDEFQEKVAKLATPLERKMTPKHQYIDPDHPYSPIIVWGQPPLHDKGRPFKPPQKPCCFFNADIEDKWWAELRFPIRKAALKATITPRILSLSKPKITPQFPPHCYHPDHIYDVLNVKPPRRKKFTPQGWRLHQIRLLYLSKPVSRPEYEYFYM